From Streptomyces sp. Edi4, one genomic window encodes:
- a CDS encoding LysR family transcriptional regulator, whose translation MDPHLLRTFVAVVEHRSFSTAARELGYTQSAVSQHIAALEADLATPLLGRRPVEPTPAGARLMEHARPLLLRLDAARADLARLTEVRPARLAVACAPDALSPAFARALGVVRQAVPGLAVEVRVLGRDASVRAVLTGAADLGLVTGAAAPSDPLPLPDAGTLITRGIAEEPLVVLLPAGHPLAGRPALRLGDLADARWIDAPDAAVPLAQLRAAARSDGFLGQVAYAGTELTGLGVLVAAGHGIVAVAAGVAEGAAGTVAVRISAPRLVHRTEVVHPREPAGPVRALMAALTESSG comes from the coding sequence ATGGATCCGCATCTGCTGCGCACCTTCGTCGCCGTCGTCGAGCACCGCTCGTTCTCCACCGCCGCCCGGGAACTCGGCTACACCCAGTCCGCCGTGTCGCAGCACATCGCCGCGCTCGAAGCCGACCTCGCCACCCCGCTGCTCGGGCGCCGCCCGGTGGAGCCCACCCCGGCCGGGGCGCGCCTCATGGAGCACGCGCGCCCTCTGCTGCTCCGCCTCGACGCGGCCCGCGCCGACCTCGCCCGGCTCACCGAGGTGCGGCCCGCGCGGCTCGCCGTCGCCTGCGCGCCCGACGCGCTGAGCCCCGCCTTCGCCCGCGCGCTCGGCGTCGTGCGCCAGGCCGTTCCCGGGCTGGCCGTCGAGGTGCGCGTCCTTGGCCGGGACGCGAGCGTGCGGGCGGTCCTGACGGGCGCGGCCGACCTCGGCCTGGTCACCGGCGCCGCGGCGCCCAGCGATCCGCTGCCGCTGCCCGACGCGGGAACGCTGATCACGCGAGGGATCGCCGAGGAACCGCTCGTGGTGCTGCTGCCGGCCGGGCACCCCCTCGCGGGCCGCCCCGCCCTGCGTCTCGGCGATCTCGCCGACGCCCGCTGGATCGACGCCCCGGACGCGGCCGTGCCCCTGGCGCAGCTGCGCGCGGCCGCCCGCAGTGACGGATTCCTGGGTCAAGTGGCGTATGCGGGAACGGAGTTGACGGGGCTCGGGGTGCTCGTCGCCGCCGGGCACGGGATCGTCGCCGTGGCGGCCGGAGTCGCCGAGGGGGCGGCGGGGACGGTCGCCGTGCGGATCTCGGCGCCGCGTCTCGTGCACCGTACCGAGGTCGTCCACCCGCGCGAGCCCGCCGGCCCCGTGCGGGCGCTGATGGCCGCGCTGACCGAATCGAGCGGCTGA